The following coding sequences are from one Streptomyces sp. NBC_00536 window:
- a CDS encoding RNA-guided endonuclease InsQ/TnpB family protein, which yields MWNECCAKSKQTHLKKREALPSLNYTKRGFRLKDGRLHLAGGIDWGVEETATTTSDAHDLPHAEHGKNAAQRLARYQRMMARRKPAKGKPGSKGYQRAKKQVAKLHKKVARQRQDTGRKWAKSVVRAHDALAVEDFRPKFLAKSTMAHKAADAAISATKTALVEMGRKHGRAVHLVHPAHTTMDCAQCGARTKHALPLSERTYTCTACGAVSPRDKNSARVMLVRAGLHPGWC from the coding sequence GTGTGGAACGAGTGCTGCGCGAAGTCGAAGCAGACACATCTGAAGAAACGGGAAGCACTGCCGTCTCTGAACTACACCAAGCGCGGCTTCCGGCTGAAGGACGGCCGCCTGCACCTGGCGGGCGGGATCGACTGGGGTGTCGAGGAGACCGCGACCACCACCAGCGACGCCCACGACCTCCCGCACGCCGAGCACGGCAAGAACGCCGCGCAGAGGCTCGCCCGGTATCAGCGGATGATGGCACGCCGGAAACCCGCGAAGGGCAAACCCGGGTCGAAGGGCTACCAGCGGGCGAAGAAGCAAGTCGCGAAGCTCCACAAGAAGGTGGCCCGGCAGCGTCAGGACACCGGCCGCAAGTGGGCCAAGTCCGTCGTCCGCGCCCACGATGCCCTGGCCGTGGAGGACTTCCGGCCGAAGTTCCTCGCCAAGTCGACCATGGCCCACAAGGCGGCCGACGCGGCGATCTCCGCGACGAAGACGGCCCTGGTCGAGATGGGCCGCAAGCACGGACGGGCTGTGCACCTGGTCCACCCCGCGCACACCACCATGGACTGCGCGCAGTGCGGAGCGAGAACCAAGCACGCACTACCCCTCTCAGAACGAACCTATACGTGCACCGCGTGCGGAGCCGTGTCCCCCAGGGACAAGAACTCCGCCCGCGTGATGCTGGTCCGGGCTGGTCTCCACCCCGGCTGGTGCTGA
- a CDS encoding alpha/beta hydrolase produces the protein MVPVLVTALIVAGVVFVAAVVWAWPRLAGPGLRPVLGRIGLQLAITLTMGLPLLLAVNHTYGFYSSWSDLLSLSRDAPVAAGQDQGARGLVVRGTHSWRYRGSDDPAEIGRIEAVTVRGARSGLRGQAYVHLPPEFLRADAAERARFPVVLALSGYPSTTRVLIDLFRYPQLALDSVRAGKMRPAVLVMMTPTVAPPRDTECVDVPDGPQVETFFSRDLPEAVAAHYRLTRDPRAWGVIGNSVGGYCALKLALRAPDAYRAAAGLSASYQAARDDETGDLFGGDAALRRENDLLWRLRTRPQPPVSLLVASSRKGEKQYPQTLEFIAAVRPPARVSSIVLDSGGHNYETWGREVQPALEWLVGRLRQPD, from the coding sequence ATGGTTCCCGTCCTCGTCACCGCGCTGATCGTGGCGGGCGTGGTGTTCGTGGCGGCCGTCGTGTGGGCCTGGCCCCGGCTGGCCGGACCGGGGCTGCGGCCGGTGCTCGGCCGGATCGGGCTCCAGCTGGCGATCACCCTCACCATGGGCCTGCCGCTGCTGCTCGCGGTGAACCACACCTACGGCTTCTACTCCTCCTGGAGCGACCTGCTGTCCCTGTCCCGGGACGCGCCGGTGGCGGCCGGGCAGGACCAGGGGGCGCGCGGCCTGGTGGTGCGCGGCACCCACTCCTGGCGCTACCGGGGCTCGGACGACCCGGCGGAGATCGGGCGGATCGAGGCGGTGACGGTGCGCGGGGCCCGTAGCGGGCTGAGGGGGCAGGCGTACGTCCATCTGCCGCCGGAGTTCCTGCGGGCGGACGCGGCGGAGCGGGCGCGGTTCCCGGTGGTGCTGGCGCTGAGCGGGTACCCGAGCACGACGCGGGTGCTGATCGACCTGTTCCGGTACCCGCAGCTGGCGCTGGACTCGGTCCGGGCGGGGAAGATGCGGCCCGCGGTGCTGGTGATGATGACCCCGACGGTGGCGCCGCCGCGCGACACCGAGTGTGTGGACGTACCGGACGGACCGCAGGTGGAAACGTTTTTCTCGCGGGACCTGCCGGAGGCCGTCGCGGCGCACTACCGGCTCACCCGGGACCCGCGGGCGTGGGGCGTGATCGGCAATTCGGTGGGCGGGTACTGCGCGCTGAAGCTGGCCCTGCGGGCACCGGACGCCTACCGGGCCGCGGCGGGGCTCTCGGCCTCGTACCAGGCGGCGCGGGACGACGAGACGGGCGACCTGTTCGGCGGGGACGCGGCGCTGCGGCGGGAGAACGACCTGCTGTGGCGGCTGCGGACGCGGCCGCAGCCGCCGGTGTCCCTGCTGGTGGCCAGTAGCCGCAAGGGCGAGAAGCAGTACCCGCAGACGCTGGAGTTCATCGCGGCGGTGCGGCCGCCGGCCCGGGTGTCCTCGATCGTGCTGGACAGCGGCGGGCACAACTACGAGACGTGGGGGCGGGAGGTCCAGCCGGCGCTGGAGTGGCTTGTGGGACGGCTGCGACAGCCGGACTGA
- a CDS encoding DUF1707 and FHA domain-containing protein, whose product MTSSFEFPAYPVRRVSDAERDRALGWLRDGAADGRLSHDTFVRRMELALVARRSEDLAALTADLGTRRPGGLESPLTQRLFGWVGRVSAVSAGVRRAWTAEKLPKLLLPPYGAGGYALTIGRDPGSGLRLVHETVSRHHAELSLQGGRWVLRDLGSTNGTTVNGQRVTGAAVVRAGDQVGFGNMSYRLSSN is encoded by the coding sequence GTGACGTCCAGTTTCGAGTTCCCCGCCTACCCGGTGCGCCGGGTCTCCGACGCCGAGCGCGACCGCGCCCTCGGGTGGCTGCGGGACGGGGCGGCCGACGGCCGGCTCTCGCACGACACCTTCGTGCGCCGGATGGAACTCGCGCTGGTCGCGCGCCGCTCCGAGGACCTGGCGGCCCTCACGGCGGACCTCGGCACCCGGCGCCCCGGCGGTCTGGAAAGCCCCCTGACCCAGCGGCTGTTCGGCTGGGTCGGCCGGGTGTCCGCGGTGAGCGCGGGTGTCCGGCGCGCCTGGACCGCGGAGAAGCTGCCGAAACTGCTGCTCCCGCCGTACGGCGCGGGCGGGTACGCGCTGACCATCGGCCGGGACCCCGGCAGCGGGCTGCGGCTCGTGCACGAGACGGTCTCCCGCCACCACGCCGAACTGAGCTTGCAGGGCGGCCGGTGGGTGCTGCGGGACCTCGGCTCCACCAACGGCACCACGGTCAACGGCCAGCGGGTCACCGGCGCGGCCGTGGTCCGGGCCGGCGATCAGGTCGGCTTCGGCAACATGTCCTACCGGCTGTCCTCGAACTAG
- the treZ gene encoding malto-oligosyltrehalose trehalohydrolase, translated as MQFEVWAPQAGQVGLRLNDGTRAMAPDPERDGWWTAEAPAADGDRYGFVLDEADAPHGDPPPVRPDPRGRRLPDGPDGLSAVVDLEALFPAAPAPAPRTSLQDAVLYELHIGTFTPEGTFDAAAARLPHLTALGVTHVELMPVCSFPGRHGWGYDGVAPWAVHEPYGGPAGLARFVEAAHTAGLGVVLDVVHNHLGPSGNHLPAFGPYFTDTHHTPWGAAVNLDAPGSDEVRAYLLGSALGWLRDYRIDGLRLDAVHALADGRALTFLEELAAAVDAFAAEAARPVFLIAESDQCDPRTTTPRTAGGLGLTAQWNDDFHHALHCALTGESQGYYADFARAPLTALAKTMTRAFFHDGTWSSFRGRTHGRPVDRRRTPAHRFLGYAQTHDQIGNRALGDRLAASLSPGLLACAATLALTGPFVPMLFMGEEWGAGTPWQYFTDHPDPALAEAVRTGRRREFAAHGWKAEEIPDPQDPATRERSCLDWAEPREAGHDRLLEWYRALITLRRTLPDLRDPDLAAVRVACDEERRWVTFRRGDVRVAVNLSAEPVTIALGRNGVRVLASWEPLEHPGPDGRLHLPGESAAVLGP; from the coding sequence ATGCAGTTCGAGGTGTGGGCACCGCAGGCAGGACAGGTGGGTCTGCGGCTGAACGACGGCACGCGGGCCATGGCTCCCGATCCGGAGCGGGACGGCTGGTGGACCGCCGAGGCGCCCGCCGCCGACGGGGACCGGTACGGGTTCGTTCTGGACGAAGCCGATGCACCGCACGGGGATCCGCCGCCCGTACGGCCCGATCCCCGCGGCCGGCGGCTGCCCGACGGCCCGGACGGGCTCTCGGCGGTGGTGGACCTCGAAGCGCTGTTCCCCGCCGCCCCGGCCCCCGCGCCCCGCACCTCCCTCCAGGACGCCGTCCTGTACGAGCTGCACATCGGCACCTTCACCCCCGAGGGCACCTTCGACGCGGCCGCCGCCCGGCTGCCCCACCTCACGGCCCTCGGCGTCACGCACGTGGAGCTGATGCCCGTCTGCTCCTTCCCGGGGCGGCACGGCTGGGGTTACGACGGGGTCGCGCCCTGGGCCGTGCACGAGCCGTACGGCGGCCCGGCCGGGCTCGCCCGCTTCGTCGAGGCCGCGCACACCGCCGGGCTCGGGGTGGTGCTGGACGTGGTGCACAACCACCTCGGCCCGTCCGGCAACCACCTCCCGGCCTTCGGCCCGTACTTCACCGACACCCACCACACCCCGTGGGGCGCGGCGGTCAACCTGGACGCGCCCGGCTCCGACGAGGTCCGCGCGTACCTCCTGGGCAGTGCGCTCGGCTGGCTGCGGGACTACCGGATCGACGGGCTCCGGCTGGACGCCGTGCACGCGCTGGCCGACGGCCGGGCGCTGACCTTCCTGGAGGAACTGGCCGCGGCTGTGGACGCGTTCGCCGCCGAGGCCGCCCGCCCGGTCTTCCTCATCGCCGAATCCGACCAGTGCGATCCGCGGACCACGACCCCGCGCACGGCCGGCGGGCTGGGCCTCACCGCGCAGTGGAACGACGACTTCCACCACGCCCTGCACTGCGCGCTGACCGGCGAGTCCCAGGGCTACTACGCCGACTTCGCCCGCGCCCCGCTCACCGCCCTCGCCAAGACCATGACCCGGGCCTTCTTCCACGACGGGACCTGGTCCTCCTTCCGGGGCCGCACCCACGGCCGCCCGGTGGACCGGCGCCGCACCCCCGCGCACCGCTTCCTCGGCTACGCCCAGACCCACGACCAGATCGGGAACCGGGCGCTCGGCGACCGGCTCGCCGCGTCCCTCTCCCCCGGGCTGCTGGCCTGCGCCGCGACCCTGGCCCTGACGGGGCCCTTCGTGCCGATGCTGTTCATGGGCGAGGAGTGGGGGGCGGGGACCCCCTGGCAGTACTTCACCGACCATCCCGACCCGGCGCTCGCGGAGGCGGTGCGCACGGGCCGCCGCCGGGAGTTCGCGGCGCACGGCTGGAAGGCGGAGGAGATCCCGGACCCGCAGGACCCGGCGACCCGGGAGCGGTCCTGCCTGGACTGGGCCGAGCCGCGGGAGGCCGGGCACGACCGGCTGCTGGAGTGGTACCGGGCGCTGATCACGCTCCGGCGGACCCTGCCCGACCTGCGGGACCCCGATCTCGCGGCGGTCCGGGTGGCCTGCGACGAGGAGCGCCGCTGGGTGACCTTCCGGCGCGGGGACGTCCGGGTCGCGGTCAACCTGTCCGCCGAGCCGGTGACCATCGCGCTGGGCCGCAACGGCGTACGGGTGCTGGCCTCGTGGGAGCCGCTGGAGCACCCGGGGCCGGACGGCCGCCTCCACCTGCCGGGCGAGTCGGCGGCCGTCCTGGGTCCGTGA
- a CDS encoding aminopeptidase P family protein, protein MAFDTAPPAASDTVPEPFTAADYAARMAAAAQSAADAGLAGLLIAPGPDLTHLTGYRPVDTERLTLLVLAAGQDPVLVVPTLEAPDAAAAPGAGALTLRDWTDGKNPYGVTAPLLDVSGRFGVSDNTWALHLLGLQRELPTTSHVSLTDALPMLRAVKDARELARLEAAGAAADAAYARILGVRFAGRAETEVAADLAALLREHGHSQVDFTVVGSGPNGANPHHEAGARVIEHGDMVVLDFGGLKHGYGSDISRTVHVGEPTAEEQRVHDIVREAQRTAVAAVRPGIACQDVDRAARAVITEFGYGERFIHRTGHGIGVTTHEPPYMIEGEEQPLVPGMCFSVEPGIYLPGRFGVRIEDIVTVTEDGGRSFNNAPHELAIVE, encoded by the coding sequence ATGGCCTTCGACACCGCACCCCCCGCCGCGTCCGACACCGTCCCCGAGCCGTTCACCGCCGCCGACTACGCGGCCCGGATGGCCGCCGCCGCGCAGAGCGCCGCCGACGCCGGGCTGGCCGGTCTGCTGATCGCCCCCGGCCCCGACCTCACCCACCTCACCGGCTACCGCCCCGTGGACACCGAGCGGCTGACCCTGCTCGTGCTGGCCGCGGGGCAGGACCCGGTGCTCGTCGTCCCCACCCTGGAAGCCCCCGACGCGGCCGCGGCGCCGGGCGCGGGGGCGCTCACCCTGCGCGACTGGACCGACGGCAAGAACCCCTACGGCGTCACCGCCCCGCTGCTCGACGTGTCCGGCCGCTTCGGGGTCAGTGACAACACCTGGGCGCTCCATCTGCTGGGCCTCCAGCGCGAGTTGCCCACCACCTCCCACGTCTCGCTCACCGACGCCCTGCCCATGCTGCGCGCGGTCAAGGACGCGCGCGAGCTGGCCCGGCTGGAGGCGGCGGGGGCCGCCGCCGACGCCGCGTACGCCCGGATCCTCGGAGTCCGCTTCGCCGGGCGCGCGGAGACCGAGGTCGCCGCCGACCTGGCCGCCCTGCTGCGCGAACACGGCCACTCCCAGGTCGACTTCACCGTGGTCGGCTCCGGACCCAACGGGGCCAACCCGCACCACGAGGCGGGCGCGCGGGTGATCGAACACGGCGACATGGTGGTCCTGGACTTCGGCGGCCTCAAGCACGGCTACGGCTCCGACATCTCCCGCACCGTCCACGTCGGCGAACCGACGGCCGAGGAGCAGCGCGTCCACGACATCGTCCGCGAGGCCCAGCGGACCGCCGTGGCGGCGGTCCGGCCGGGCATCGCCTGCCAGGACGTGGACCGGGCGGCCCGTGCCGTGATCACCGAGTTCGGCTACGGCGAGCGGTTCATCCACCGCACCGGCCACGGCATCGGCGTCACCACGCACGAACCGCCCTACATGATCGAGGGCGAGGAGCAACCGCTCGTCCCCGGCATGTGCTTCTCCGTCGAGCCCGGCATCTACCTCCCCGGCCGCTTCGGCGTCCGGATCGAGGACATCGTGACGGTCACCGAGGACGGCGGGCGCAGCTTCAACAACGCCCCGCACGAACTCGCGATCGTCGAGTAA